Below is a window of Mycobacterium dioxanotrophicus DNA.
GCCATCAAGATGCCCGACAGCAACAACAATGTCCCGACGATCACCGCCGCAACACCGTTGAGCCACGGACGGTTTACCCACGGCCCCAACACTTCCCGGTCGTTGCACAGGAGCAGCAGGAACACGCTGGCGCTCGGTAGCAGCAGCCCCGCCAGTGCCTGCACGGCGGTGGTGATCAGGCCGAGCGGCGCACCCGGGATCAGCACAATGATCGCCGCCAGTGCCACCATCGCGGTATAGGACAGGTAGAACGGCTTGGCGTCGGAGAAGCCGCGGTGCAGGGAATGCTTGAGCCCGAACACATCACCAAAGGCGTAGCTCGCCGACAGCGTCACCGCCGCGGCGCCGACGATCGAAGCGTCGAGCAGCACGATCGCGAACAGGCCGCCGAGAATCGAACTGCTCTGGCCGAGAAGGTGAGCGATGTCGCCCGCGTCGAGGAAACTGCCGATCGCGCCGGCGGATCGCCCGGCCCAGTCACCGGTCATCACAAGCGCCGCGGCGCCGAGGACGACGACGACCGCGCCCAAGGCCGTGTCGACCCGCTCGTAGGAGATGAACCTCGGCGTGATCCGCTTGTCGACGATGTTGGACTGCTGGAAGAACAGTTGCCACGGCGCGACGGTGGTGCCGACGATGGCGATGATCAGCAACACCGCGTCGGAACTTATCCCGCCGGAGATATGGGGAACCACAAAGGATTTCGCCGCCCGTCCCCACTGCGGGTCCGACATGAGCAGCATCGGGATCTGCAACAGGGTGATCGCGATGAAGACGAACATCATCCGCTCCCAACGCCGGAAGCTGCCGGTCGCCATGATCGCGATGAGCGCGACGGCCGACGTCGGCACGACGATGTATTTGGACAGCCCGATGTAGTCGGCGGCCAGGCTGATCCCGATGAATTCGGTGACCAGCGTGAGAAAGTTCAGCAGGAACAGATCGCCGACCGAGAACCAGCCCCATCCGCGGCCGAAGCGTTCGTTGATCAGGCGCGCGTGCCCGACTCCGGTGACCGCGCCGAGCCGCACGACCATCTCCTGGTTGACGATGAGCACAGGAATGAGCAGCAACAGGACCCACAGCAGGCTGTAGCCGTAGTTCTGACCGGCTTGCGCGTAGGTGGCCACACCGCCGGCGTCGTTGTCGCCGACCATGACGATGAGGCCCGGGCCGACGATGGCCAGCAGGGTGAGCAGTCGGGTGCGCAGGGTGCGGGGCCGGTCGGGATCGTTGACGTTGATGCGCCCGAATGCGCCCTCGATATCGCCGAGGTGCGCCGAGTCGAGCACCGCGGTGTGCGGCGTGTTGTTGGTCGTCACTAGTCGTGGGCTCCGGTGACCGTCGGGCTCTGGTCGCCGGCATCGCGCACCGGACGCGCAGCCGGTTCTCGGCGCCGCCAATCCTCGGGAATGGTCGCTTCGAGCACATCGTCGACCGTGACGACGCCCAGCACGCGGTCGTTGTCGTCGACAACGGGAACCAGATAGAGGTTGTAATCGGCCATCAGCAGCGCGACATCGGTGAGGTCCGCGTCGGCGTTGACCCGGACGGGATCGGCGTCCATCACCTCGGTGACCGCCGTCGCCGGCGCGACCTGCAGCAGCGCGATCACCGAAACAACTCCTGCCAGGTGCTGATCCTGTTCCAGCACATGGACTTTCAGCAGCGCCTCGGGCTGGATGGTCGTGGCGGCACCGATCGAGGCGAGCGCCTCGGCTGCGGTGGTGGTACGCGCGCACGAGACGTAGTCGACGTTCATCAACCCGCCCGCGCTGTCGGGGCTGAAGCCCATCAACGTCAGCACTTTGGTGCGATGCGGAGCAGGCATGAGGTCCAGCACGTGCCGCCGGCGTGACTGCTTGAGATCCGCGATGGTGTCGGCGGCATCGTCGGCGCGCATGCGACCCAGCAGCGTGGCGACGTCGGCGTCGGACATGTCCCCCAGCAGGCGGCTGGCCTTGTCCGGATCCAACTCCTCGAAGACGTCGGCTTCCAGCTCCGGATCACTGCGCACCCGCTCGAGGATCTCCCCGCTCTCGGCCCGATCGGCGTCCTCGATGAGGTCGGCAATCTGAGCCGGCTTGAGGTTTCCGACCCGGCCGGAGATCCGACGTACGGCGACCGAGCGATGATGGCCGATCAAGGGCTCGAACGCTTTCCAGTCCCGGGCCGCATGCCCGCCCGACCCCTTGATGAGACCGAAGAACCGCGCAGGGCGACGGGTGTCGACCCGGGTCAGCACCCACCCCTCGCCGGAGCTCTCCAGTTCGACGTCGTAGGCACGGACCAGGTCGGCGGCTGCCACATCGATCAGCCGGTGATCGAGCACGTCCGCCTGCAGCAGCACCTCGCCGTCACGGCGTTCGAAACCGCGAAGGTTGATCTTGTTCTTGGCGAGTACAACTCGCCCCGGCGCCAACTCCTCGACTGCGTCTGTTCCGACGAATACCGCGCGACTGCCGACTCCGACGACCAGGCCGGTCACCATGGGATACGTGTCGGCCCCGCGCAGGCGGACGATGACGTCCTCGACCTTGCCGACCGCCTCACCGGACCGGCTCACCAGCGGCGCCCGCAACAGCTGGGAGAGGTGTATTACCGGCTGGCCGGCGCCCGACACCTCTACCGCGTCCAGCTCACTCATCGGTGCTCCTCGAAGCTAGTCAGGACTGGAGAATCCACTCGGGCACTGCCGGAACCCGCGTGCTCCCAACGTCATTGGCCGCCCGCGGTGAGTCGTGTCGCCGATGCCCGAATGGATGCGGTGCCGCGGGCAGACCCGCGACAACCGTGCGTTTATTCAAATGGTTCTACAAGTGTATTACCGAACGTACGGTAGCAGACCGCCCCGGTCGGTGCATCTCAGCGAGCGGCTGTCACACATGCCGGTCCTGAGGTGTCGAACAAGTAGAAGCACATTCACCGATCACACCGAACAGGGCATCGACATGACTGCACTCACCACACTGCGCCGCACGTCCACACGTGCGGTCGCCTACTGGATCACGACCGGCCTGCTCGCCGCCGAACTGATCGTCGGCGGCATCTGGGACATCCTGCGCATCCCACTGGCCCGCGACGTTGTCGTCGACCTCGGATATCCGACGTACCTGATGGTGATCCTGGGAACCTGGAAACTGCTGGGCGGGGCCGCGGTCCTGGTGCCGGGCTATCCCGTACTCAAGGAGTGGGCATACGCCGGGGCCTTCTTCGTGTTCTCCGGCGCGATGGTCTCGCACTTGACCACGGGCAAGGACCTGCAGGAGCTTGGAGTCCTGGCCGTCGCGCTCGCACTCGTCGTCGCGTCGTGGGCGTTGCGTCCACCATCCCGCCGCGTCAGCGGCTCCACCGGCCGGTCGGTGTCCGGCCCATGACAGCGGCAAAGGAGTCCCACGCCATGCCCGACAACTGGGCAGAGCCGTTCGAACGGGCTCGACCGCAGTTACGCGCGGTGGCCTACCGCATGCTGGGTTCGCTCGCCGACGCAGAAGACGCCGTGCAGGAGGCCTGGTTGCGGTTGCAAGGCACCGACACCGCTGCCGTGCACAACATCGACGCTTGGCTGACCACCGTGGTGGCTCGGATCTGTTTGAACACCCTGCGGGCACGCCACGTCCGGCAACAGCGAGAATCCCTGTCGACACTGCCCGACCCGGTGATCGACGCGGCTGACGATGTCGACCCCGAACATCAGGCACTGCTGGCCGATTCCGTCGGATTGGCGCTGTTCATCGTCCTCGACACGCTCGCGCCCGCCGAGCGTCTCGCCTTCGTGCTGCACGACGTGTTCGCGGTGCCATTCGACGACATCGCGCCGATTGTCGACCGGTCGGTGCAAGCCACCCGCAAACTGGCCAGCCGGGCACGCCAACGCATCCAGGCAGCTGACGCGTCGCCGGATGGCGACCTAGCTGCCCAGCGCACAGTCGTCGACGCATTCTTCGCCGCCGCCCGCGACGGCGACTTCGCCCAGTTGCTGGCCGTGCTGCATCCCGATGTGGTGCTACACGGCGACTTCGGGCCCGGCGACCGCCGATCGGAGCACGGAGCCGAGGCCGTGGCACGTCTTGCCGGGTTGTATGCCCGTGGTGGCGGTGCGGTACACCCGGCCACTGTCAATGGCGCGGCCGGTGCCGTCATCACCGCCGCGGACCGGGTGGCCGCGGTCATGGGCTTTGTCGTCGTCGGCGGCAGGATCACCGAAATCGACGTGCTGGCCGAGCCGCGACGACTGTCGCGCCTCGACGTCAGCGCGGTGATCGACTGATATCGGGTTCGGCGCTCAAATCGACCAACCACGTGG
It encodes the following:
- a CDS encoding NRAMP family divalent metal transporter, encoding MTTNNTPHTAVLDSAHLGDIEGAFGRINVNDPDRPRTLRTRLLTLLAIVGPGLIVMVGDNDAGGVATYAQAGQNYGYSLLWVLLLLIPVLIVNQEMVVRLGAVTGVGHARLINERFGRGWGWFSVGDLFLLNFLTLVTEFIGISLAADYIGLSKYIVVPTSAVALIAIMATGSFRRWERMMFVFIAITLLQIPMLLMSDPQWGRAAKSFVVPHISGGISSDAVLLIIAIVGTTVAPWQLFFQQSNIVDKRITPRFISYERVDTALGAVVVVLGAAALVMTGDWAGRSAGAIGSFLDAGDIAHLLGQSSSILGGLFAIVLLDASIVGAAAVTLSASYAFGDVFGLKHSLHRGFSDAKPFYLSYTAMVALAAIIVLIPGAPLGLITTAVQALAGLLLPSASVFLLLLCNDREVLGPWVNRPWLNGVAAVIVGTLLLLSGILMATTLFPNVDVVSVAEYLGLALVVFGVSATVVLRWMSRRHGRPLEREALIGKLAGADKSTWRMPPLTLLEPVKWSPGTRLGMIALRSYLVIGAVLLIVKAVQLTH
- a CDS encoding magnesium transporter MgtE N-terminal domain-containing protein, yielding MSELDAVEVSGAGQPVIHLSQLLRAPLVSRSGEAVGKVEDVIVRLRGADTYPMVTGLVVGVGSRAVFVGTDAVEELAPGRVVLAKNKINLRGFERRDGEVLLQADVLDHRLIDVAAADLVRAYDVELESSGEGWVLTRVDTRRPARFFGLIKGSGGHAARDWKAFEPLIGHHRSVAVRRISGRVGNLKPAQIADLIEDADRAESGEILERVRSDPELEADVFEELDPDKASRLLGDMSDADVATLLGRMRADDAADTIADLKQSRRRHVLDLMPAPHRTKVLTLMGFSPDSAGGLMNVDYVSCARTTTAAEALASIGAATTIQPEALLKVHVLEQDQHLAGVVSVIALLQVAPATAVTEVMDADPVRVNADADLTDVALLMADYNLYLVPVVDDNDRVLGVVTVDDVLEATIPEDWRRREPAARPVRDAGDQSPTVTGAHD
- a CDS encoding DoxX family protein; translated protein: MTALTTLRRTSTRAVAYWITTGLLAAELIVGGIWDILRIPLARDVVVDLGYPTYLMVILGTWKLLGGAAVLVPGYPVLKEWAYAGAFFVFSGAMVSHLTTGKDLQELGVLAVALALVVASWALRPPSRRVSGSTGRSVSGP
- a CDS encoding sigma-70 family RNA polymerase sigma factor — encoded protein: MPDNWAEPFERARPQLRAVAYRMLGSLADAEDAVQEAWLRLQGTDTAAVHNIDAWLTTVVARICLNTLRARHVRQQRESLSTLPDPVIDAADDVDPEHQALLADSVGLALFIVLDTLAPAERLAFVLHDVFAVPFDDIAPIVDRSVQATRKLASRARQRIQAADASPDGDLAAQRTVVDAFFAAARDGDFAQLLAVLHPDVVLHGDFGPGDRRSEHGAEAVARLAGLYARGGGAVHPATVNGAAGAVITAADRVAAVMGFVVVGGRITEIDVLAEPRRLSRLDVSAVID